One Deltaproteobacteria bacterium DNA segment encodes these proteins:
- a CDS encoding mechanosensitive ion channel — protein MTDVIERPFENWTRTSADLLATVFIHVDYSTPIQAVREELQRIVQNSKQWDGRVCALQVTDATERTIELRALTSAADSSSAWDLRCEVREKLIHFLQENIPEALPRVRAEIREQGSRGRDGEQEEGSSP, from the coding sequence ATGACGGACGTGATAGAAAGACCGTTCGAGAACTGGACACGGACATCGGCCGACCTGTTGGCTACGGTCTTTATTCATGTTGATTATTCGACGCCTATTCAGGCGGTCAGAGAGGAACTTCAACGCATCGTCCAAAATTCGAAACAATGGGACGGTCGGGTCTGCGCCCTTCAGGTGACTGATGCGACGGAGCGAACCATAGAGTTGCGCGCGCTCACGAGTGCTGCGGATTCATCGAGCGCCTGGGATTTGCGCTGCGAGGTGAGAGAAAAACTCATTCATTTCTTACAGGAAAATATCCCCGAAGCTTTACCCAGAGTGAGGGCGGAAATCAGGGAGCAGGGGAGTCGAGGGAGGGACGGCGAACAAGAAGAAGGGAGTTCTCCCTAA